The following are from one region of the Myotis daubentonii chromosome 2, mMyoDau2.1, whole genome shotgun sequence genome:
- the DUSP26 gene encoding dual specificity protein phosphatase 26: MCPGNWLWASMTFMARFSRSSSRSPVRTRGALEEMPAVQHPFLNVFELERLLYTGKTACNHADEVWPGLYLGDQDIANNHRELRRLGITHVLNASHSRWRGTHEAYEGLGIRYLGVEAHDSPAFDMSIHFQTAADFIHRALSLPGGKILVHCAVGVSRSATLVLAYLMLYHHLTLVEAIKKVKDHRGIIPNRGFLRQLLALDRRLRQGLEA; encoded by the exons ATGTGCCCTGGGAACTGGCTCTGGGCCTCCATGACTTTCATGGCCCGCTTCTCCCGGAGTAGCTCCAGGTCTCCTGTCCGCACCAGAGGGGCCTTGGAGGAGATGCCCGCTGTTCAACATCCCTTCCTCAATGTCTTCGAGTTAGAGAGGCTTCTCTACACAGGCAAGACGGCCTGTAACCACGCCGACGAGGTCTGGCCAGGCCTCTACCTCGGAGACCA GGACATAGCTAACAACCACCGTGAGCTGCGGCGCCTGGGCATCACCCATGTCCTCAACGCCTCACACAGCAGGTGGCGAGGCACACACGAGGCCTACGAGGGGCTGGGCATCCGCTACCTGGGTGTCGAGGCCCATGACTCGCCAGCCTTTGACATGAGCATCCACTTCCAGACAGCTGCCGACTTCATCCACCGGGCGCTGAGCCTGCCTGGAg GGAAGATCCTGGTGCACTGTGCCGTGGGAGTGAGCCGATCCGCCACGCTGGTGCTGGCCTACCTCATGCTGTACCACCACCTCACCCTCGTGGAGGCCATCAAGAAAGTCAAGGACCACCGAGGCATCATCCCCAACCGGGGGTTCTTGAGACAGCTCCTGGCCCTGGACCGCAGGCTGCGGCAGGGTCTGGAGGcctga